A genomic region of Bombus terrestris chromosome 12, iyBomTerr1.2, whole genome shotgun sequence contains the following coding sequences:
- the LOC100652089 gene encoding cuticle protein 19.8 — MAKSIKSSLAKSYGIQLLQRSQNVVDFFIIMDYKIIGYLATVLTVVHAGIIGPSAGIIAPTGATVAAALPQAAAAVVRTENFDPNPQYSFSYSVADGLTGDNKAQEETRNGDVVQGSYSLIEPDGSRRVVSYAADPVNGFNAVVQKDPSITVKTAVAAAPAARPVVASPLLARPTSVIAAAAPAIAVRPQATLLGAPILRQSLLAGPTVAATNVLTANAGLLGLGVGLGLRPGGSLYGTQSLLAGAYGTGGIVKVH; from the exons ATGGCAAAGAGTATAAAATCCTCGCTGGCGAAAAGCTACGGTATCCAGTTATTACAGAGGTCTCAGAACGTCGTTGACTTTTTCATCATCATGGATTATAAG ATCATTGGATACTTGGCTACGGTCCTAACTGTCGTTCATGCGGGAATAATCGGACCGAGCGCAGGAATAATTGCTCCCACTGGTGCCACAGTGGCAGCAGCACTTCCACAAGCTGCGGCTGCTGTCGTCAGAACCGAAAATTTTGATCCAAATCCGCAATATAGCTTCAGTTACAGCGTAGCCGATGGTCTTACGG gtGACAACAAAGCGCAAGAGGAAACTCGTAATGGCGATGTGGTTCAAGGTAGTTATAGCTTAATAGAGCCAGATGGTTCGCGTCGAGTGGTCTCGTATGCTGCCGATCCTGTCAACGGTTTCAACGCTGTTGTTCAAAAAGATCCTAGCATCACGGTCAAGACAGCGGTCGCTGCAGCCCCAGCCGCCCGGCCTGTTGTCGCATCTCCCTTGCTGGCACGACCAACATCGGTTATCGCTGCAGCCGCACCCGCTATAGCCGTTCGTCCACAG GCTACGCTGTTAGGTGCCCCCATATTGAGACAATCGTTGTTAGCAGGGCCGACGGTAGCTGCCACAAACGTACTCACCGCGAACGCCGGTTTATTAGGTCTTGGCGTAGGTCTTGGTCTAAGACCAGGAGGTTCTCTCTATGGTACGCAGTCGCTTCTTGCGGGTGCCTATGGTACCGGAGGCATCGTTAAAGTTCATTAA